One Polaribacter sp. SA4-12 genomic window carries:
- a CDS encoding NAD-dependent epimerase/dehydratase family protein translates to MANILVTGGAGNVGSSLVNKLAKDASNTIIVFDNLLTGRRHKIPQLSNVIFIKGNVNEYNDISAVFHRYNFNYVFHFAAVVGVKRTLENPLLVLEDIKGFENILNLCKNTNVTKVYFSSSSEVYGEPFEIPQNEHTTPLNSKLPYAIVKNLGESYLKTYQQEFGLDYSIFRFFNTYGPNQSEDFVIPKFLNLALNNEDISIFGDGLQTRTFCYIDDNIDTILKIHNNSLLDNEVINIGNDIEITVLELAKSIIEITKSKSKIIHLPALKEGDMLRRCPDIKIMKSILQRDLMSLNEGVLKLINHYENRK, encoded by the coding sequence ATGGCAAATATTTTAGTAACAGGTGGAGCAGGAAATGTTGGTAGCTCTTTAGTGAATAAGTTAGCAAAAGATGCTTCAAATACTATTATTGTCTTTGATAACCTTTTAACAGGTAGAAGACATAAAATACCACAATTGAGTAACGTTATCTTTATAAAAGGAAATGTTAATGAATATAACGATATATCAGCTGTATTTCATAGATATAATTTTAATTATGTTTTTCATTTTGCAGCTGTGGTTGGTGTAAAAAGAACTTTGGAAAATCCTCTATTAGTTTTAGAGGACATAAAAGGTTTTGAAAACATCTTAAATTTATGTAAAAATACAAATGTTACTAAAGTATATTTCTCTTCTTCTTCTGAAGTGTATGGAGAACCTTTTGAGATTCCTCAAAACGAACATACAACACCATTAAATTCTAAATTACCATATGCTATTGTTAAAAATCTTGGTGAATCTTATTTAAAAACTTATCAGCAAGAATTTGGTTTAGATTATTCAATTTTTAGGTTTTTTAATACTTATGGACCAAATCAAAGTGAAGATTTTGTTATACCTAAATTTTTAAATTTAGCACTTAATAATGAAGATATTTCAATATTTGGAGATGGTTTACAAACAAGAACTTTTTGTTATATAGATGATAATATTGATACTATCCTTAAAATTCATAATAATTCATTACTTGATAATGAAGTTATTAATATAGGTAATGATATAGAAATTACAGTTTTAGAATTAGCAAAAAGCATAATAGAAATTACAAAAAGTAAATCAAAAATTATTCATTTACCAGCTTTGAAAGAAGGAGATATGTTGAGAAGATGTCCTGATATTAAAATAATGAAATCTATTCTTCAAAGAGACTTAATGTCTTTAAACGAGGGGGTTTTAAAATTAATTAATCATTATGAGAATAGGAAGTAA
- the asnB gene encoding asparagine synthase (glutamine-hydrolyzing): MCAINGIINWEGIHQSDIDCVKKSLKEMDYRGPDFSQTSIDDFSILGHNRLAILDLNPRANQPLFSEDKRYSIVFNGEIYNYKILRNELISLGVNFKSTSDTEVLLNGFILYGIEVLKKLRGMFAFVIWDKKEKKIFAARDRFGEKPFYFINKAQNFFCFASNLNGIVQLSKEKLEIDKVAVYQLLNQQYIDVDTCIYKGIKKIHPGSYLLITKDKTVIKKYWQLDYKEKINFDFKTTKNKVQKILKSAVSEQLEADVSVGVFLSGGVDSSIIASIASKQKNDITALTISTPDDVKNDESKSAAYVANTLKINHKIIKLNRDCVNELPYILKNIEPLSDASLIPSTAITKEAKKEFKVMLSGDGGDEVFGGYKVPLQYKENTFKGNSITSSIVNNLIKKADNPIQNHFYSKLNTKRIFKWGGLESYYNNTSLSKTLEKEILNQDFNLISSSKKYYKESLNYITNKEDSLFYVGIKSKLVDDFLFKIDSSSMHNSIESRAPFLDHRLIEFTSKLSLNQLCPNNIDKEILKSIGTDYLSKEFFNLPKKGFSIPYYNYLENSWGDILLSLIKEGVSSDLGLLKPNSVEKLLNYYKINPNFRIGKILYSILILEIWLRVFHLKMNPNDIKLI; this comes from the coding sequence ATGTGTGCGATAAATGGTATTATAAACTGGGAAGGTATTCATCAATCTGATATTGATTGTGTAAAAAAATCTTTAAAAGAAATGGATTATAGAGGTCCAGACTTTTCACAAACTTCTATTGATGATTTTTCAATTTTAGGACATAATCGATTAGCTATTTTAGATTTGAATCCAAGAGCAAACCAGCCCCTGTTTTCGGAAGATAAAAGGTATTCAATCGTTTTTAATGGTGAAATTTATAATTATAAGATTTTAAGGAATGAATTAATTTCTCTTGGAGTCAATTTTAAAAGTACATCAGATACGGAAGTTCTATTAAACGGTTTTATTTTATATGGTATTGAAGTTTTAAAAAAACTAAGAGGTATGTTTGCCTTTGTTATTTGGGATAAAAAGGAAAAAAAAATATTTGCAGCTAGAGATCGTTTTGGTGAAAAACCATTTTATTTTATTAATAAAGCTCAAAACTTTTTTTGTTTTGCTTCTAATTTAAATGGTATTGTTCAACTATCAAAAGAAAAACTAGAAATAGATAAAGTTGCAGTTTATCAATTACTAAATCAGCAATATATTGATGTTGATACATGTATTTATAAAGGGATTAAAAAAATTCACCCAGGAAGTTATTTATTAATTACGAAGGATAAGACTGTTATAAAAAAATATTGGCAATTAGATTATAAAGAAAAAATTAATTTTGATTTTAAAACAACAAAAAATAAAGTACAAAAAATATTAAAAAGTGCTGTTAGTGAGCAATTAGAAGCAGATGTATCAGTAGGTGTTTTTTTAAGTGGAGGAGTAGATTCCTCTATTATTGCATCAATAGCTAGCAAACAAAAAAATGATATAACAGCTTTAACAATATCTACCCCAGATGATGTTAAAAACGATGAATCCAAATCGGCAGCTTATGTAGCAAATACACTAAAAATAAATCATAAAATCATAAAATTAAACAGAGATTGTGTTAATGAATTACCTTATATTTTAAAAAATATTGAACCACTTAGTGATGCTTCTTTAATACCAAGTACAGCAATTACAAAAGAAGCTAAAAAAGAGTTTAAAGTAATGCTTAGTGGAGACGGAGGTGATGAAGTTTTTGGAGGGTACAAAGTTCCTTTACAATATAAAGAAAATACATTTAAAGGTAATTCTATTACCTCTTCTATAGTAAACAACCTTATTAAGAAAGCGGACAATCCAATACAAAACCATTTCTATTCTAAATTAAATACTAAAAGAATATTTAAATGGGGAGGATTGGAATCATATTATAATAATACATCACTTTCTAAAACTTTAGAAAAAGAAATATTAAATCAAGATTTTAACCTAATATCATCTTCAAAAAAATATTATAAAGAATCTTTAAATTATATTACTAATAAAGAAGATTCTCTTTTTTATGTTGGTATAAAGTCTAAACTAGTTGATGATTTTTTGTTTAAAATAGATAGTTCTAGTATGCATAATTCTATTGAGTCGAGAGCTCCTTTTTTAGATCATAGATTAATAGAATTTACATCAAAGTTATCACTAAATCAGTTATGTCCAAATAATATTGATAAAGAAATTCTAAAATCTATTGGAACTGATTATTTGTCGAAAGAGTTTTTTAACTTGCCAAAGAAAGGCTTTTCTATACCTTATTATAATTATTTAGAAAATAGCTGGGGAGATATTTTACTTTCTCTTATAAAAGAAGGTGTTTCTTCAGACTTGGGGCTTTTAAAACCAAATTCAGTTGAAAAATTATTAAATTATTATAAAATAAACCCTAATTTTAGAATTGGTAAGATTTTATATAGTATTTTAATATTAGAAATTTGGTTAAGGGTTTTTCATTTAAAAATGAACCCTAATGATATTAAATTAATTTAA
- a CDS encoding glycosyltransferase family 4 protein, with protein sequence MKIANVIISEQSLPNFKNGSWTQRLEYFLKSSKNNINYVVCSEPKNNDIKSSSKFYYSKNRNSRIVNKFFPNKRYSDFILKIEKILKEYNQIIICVVDNVKLLNAISNFIDDKLLKNRVTLLFYNCGYSYFLGQKEHEEFCKNIDEVVFLTKSAYLYNKKIYKEFTPEISVINNPINKDVFYPVKKDIYEDEVLEKYNLKGKTVFLWLSHDRKKKGLSLVLNAWKSWANKGDNNVLLIVGAKRELVIDNVIFVGQIESSLVDKYYKCAHVYLFPTLWKEGFGLSLSQAICSGCFSIAANNGGVEDFFKNKDGILIDEPNIVENWVNAMKIAAQNVENSWQNENSGNQILNFNEWAEKFSQVFNKWQMRLKE encoded by the coding sequence ATGAAAATTGCAAACGTAATTATATCAGAACAAAGTTTACCAAATTTTAAAAATGGTTCTTGGACACAACGTTTAGAATATTTTTTAAAAAGTTCAAAAAATAATATAAATTATGTTGTGTGTAGTGAGCCAAAAAATAATGATATAAAATCCTCGTCAAAATTTTATTATTCTAAGAATAGAAACTCAAGAATAGTAAATAAATTCTTTCCTAATAAAAGATATTCAGACTTTATTTTAAAGATTGAAAAAATATTAAAAGAATACAATCAGATAATAATTTGTGTTGTTGATAATGTTAAATTATTAAATGCAATAAGTAACTTTATTGATGATAAATTATTGAAAAATCGAGTAACATTATTATTTTATAATTGTGGTTATTCTTATTTTTTAGGACAAAAAGAACATGAAGAGTTTTGTAAAAATATAGATGAAGTTGTTTTTTTGACAAAATCAGCATATTTATATAATAAGAAAATTTATAAAGAATTTACACCAGAAATTTCAGTTATAAATAACCCAATAAATAAAGATGTTTTTTATCCAGTTAAAAAAGATATTTATGAAGATGAGGTTTTAGAAAAATACAATCTAAAAGGTAAAACAGTTTTCTTATGGCTTTCACATGATAGAAAAAAGAAAGGATTGTCTTTAGTGTTAAATGCATGGAAATCATGGGCGAATAAAGGTGATAATAATGTTTTATTAATAGTTGGAGCAAAAAGAGAATTGGTTATAGATAATGTTATTTTTGTAGGTCAAATAGAAAGTAGTTTAGTAGATAAATACTATAAATGTGCGCATGTTTATTTGTTTCCAACATTATGGAAAGAAGGTTTTGGGTTAAGTTTATCACAAGCAATTTGTTCAGGATGCTTTTCAATTGCGGCGAATAATGGAGGTGTAGAAGATTTTTTTAAGAATAAAGATGGTATATTAATTGATGAACCAAATATTGTAGAAAATTGGGTGAATGCAATGAAAATTGCTGCTCAGAATGTTGAAAATAGTTGGCAAAATGAAAATTCAGGTAATCAAATACTTAATTTTAATGAATGGGCTGAAAAATTTTCGCAAGTTTTTAATAAATGGCAAATGAGATTAAAAGAGTAA
- the neuC gene encoding UDP-N-acetylglucosamine 2-epimerase has protein sequence MSNQKKIVFLTGTRADFGKLKSLIKITQENSNFDVQIFATGMHLDEKYGSTVNEIYKSGFKNIHTFKNHAGAEFMDRTLAKTITGFSEYIAIQKPDLIVIHGDRVEALAGAIVGSLNNILVSHIEGGEVSGTIDELIRHSVSKLSHLHLVSNNEAKKRLIQMGELESSIYVIGSPDLDLMNPSNLPSLEKVKEYYEISFEEYAIVMFHPVTTDYKNIKENSKEFVDALLKSNENYVVIFPNNDLGTEEILDEYKRLENNSKFKIYPSLRFEYFLRLLKETKFIIGNSSAGVREAPYYKVPTIDIGTRQNNRGQASSIININYNFDKILLAINNIKVVEQDINITEFGEGNSNELFLHLLKSELIWKVNCQKQFQDL, from the coding sequence TTGAGTAATCAAAAAAAAATAGTATTCCTTACTGGAACTCGTGCTGATTTTGGGAAATTAAAGTCCTTAATAAAAATTACACAAGAGAATTCAAATTTTGATGTTCAAATATTTGCAACAGGAATGCATTTAGATGAAAAATATGGTTCTACTGTAAATGAGATTTATAAAAGTGGATTTAAAAATATTCATACTTTTAAAAATCATGCAGGTGCTGAGTTTATGGATAGAACTTTAGCAAAAACAATAACTGGATTTTCAGAATATATTGCAATTCAAAAACCAGATTTAATTGTAATTCATGGAGATAGAGTAGAAGCATTAGCAGGTGCAATTGTTGGAAGTTTAAATAATATATTGGTTTCCCACATTGAAGGAGGCGAGGTTTCTGGTACAATTGACGAATTAATACGCCATTCTGTAAGTAAATTATCTCACTTACATTTAGTTTCTAATAACGAAGCTAAAAAGAGATTAATACAAATGGGGGAATTAGAAAGTTCTATTTATGTTATAGGTTCGCCTGATTTAGATTTAATGAACCCTTCTAATTTACCTAGCCTAGAAAAGGTGAAAGAATATTACGAAATTTCTTTTGAAGAATATGCAATTGTAATGTTTCACCCTGTAACAACTGATTATAAAAATATAAAAGAAAATTCGAAGGAATTTGTAGATGCGTTATTAAAATCAAATGAAAATTATGTCGTAATATTTCCGAATAATGATTTAGGAACAGAAGAAATTCTTGATGAATATAAAAGGTTAGAAAATAATTCTAAATTTAAAATATATCCATCTTTAAGATTCGAATATTTTTTAAGACTTTTAAAAGAAACCAAGTTTATAATAGGTAACTCTAGTGCAGGAGTTAGAGAAGCACCTTATTATAAAGTACCAACAATAGATATCGGAACAAGACAAAACAATAGAGGGCAAGCAAGTTCTATTATAAATATAAATTATAATTTTGATAAAATTTTGTTAGCTATTAATAATATAAAAGTAGTAGAACAAGATATTAACATAACAGAATTTGGAGAGGGGAATAGTAATGAACTTTTCTTACATTTGTTAAAATCAGAATTGATTTGGAAAGTTAATTGCCAAAAACAGTTTCAAGACTTATAA
- the neuB gene encoding N-acetylneuraminate synthase, which translates to MSNFIEIEGRKVGIDYPPFVIAEIGINHEGSLKVAKEMVDAAYRAGAECVKHQTHIVDDEMSGAAKKVIPGNADISIYEIMKRCALNEDDEIELKEYVESKGMIFISTPFSRAASERLEKMNVAAYKIGSGECNNYPLLEHIASFGKPVIMSTGMNTIKSVAKAVEIFEKANVPLALLHTTNLYPTPVHLVRFGAMQELSEAFPKNVFGLSDHTLTNHACLGAVALGASILERHFTDYKERTGPDIVCSMDENDCKELITGSNLIWKMRGGTKEPAKEEQVTIDFAFATVVTINSIKKGETFTKENIWVKRPGTGDILAESYNDVLGKKAVDNIEKDTHLNWSNIE; encoded by the coding sequence TTGAGCAATTTTATTGAAATAGAAGGAAGAAAAGTAGGAATTGATTATCCTCCGTTTGTAATTGCAGAAATAGGAATTAATCACGAAGGCTCTCTAAAAGTAGCCAAAGAAATGGTTGATGCAGCTTATAGAGCAGGTGCAGAATGTGTAAAACATCAAACACATATTGTAGATGATGAGATGAGTGGAGCCGCAAAAAAAGTGATTCCTGGTAATGCAGATATTTCAATATATGAAATAATGAAACGTTGTGCTTTAAATGAAGACGATGAAATTGAATTAAAAGAATATGTAGAAAGCAAAGGAATGATTTTTATTTCTACACCATTTTCAAGAGCAGCATCAGAAAGATTAGAAAAAATGAATGTTGCTGCATATAAAATTGGTTCAGGAGAGTGTAATAATTATCCTTTATTAGAACATATTGCTTCTTTTGGTAAACCAGTTATTATGAGTACTGGTATGAATACAATTAAAAGTGTAGCTAAAGCTGTTGAAATATTTGAAAAAGCAAATGTTCCTTTAGCATTATTACATACAACAAATCTATACCCAACACCAGTTCACTTAGTACGTTTTGGAGCAATGCAAGAATTATCTGAAGCATTTCCCAAAAATGTTTTTGGTTTATCTGATCACACATTAACTAATCATGCTTGTCTTGGTGCTGTTGCTTTAGGAGCATCAATTTTAGAACGTCATTTTACAGATTATAAAGAAAGGACAGGGCCAGATATTGTTTGTTCTATGGATGAAAATGATTGTAAAGAATTAATTACTGGAAGTAATTTAATTTGGAAAATGAGGGGTGGAACGAAAGAACCTGCTAAAGAAGAACAGGTTACTATAGATTTTGCATTTGCAACTGTTGTAACTATTAATTCAATTAAAAAGGGTGAAACTTTCACTAAAGAAAATATTTGGGTTAAAAGACCAGGAACGGGTGATATTTTAGCTGAAAGTTATAATGATGTTTTAGGGAAAAAAGCAGTAGACAATATTGAAAAAGACACCCATTTAAATTGGTCAAATATTGAGTAA
- a CDS encoding glycosyltransferase family 10 domain-containing protein, with protein sequence MKKIAINFTDFWDGFNKKENYFYRLLKTKYDVVISDSPELIIYSCFGNEYLKYNCKRVYYTGENIRPDLTGCDFAFSFDFSNNKRHFRLPLYSLYIEQDRMYDKLKFLKKKDELRRIWEKKNKFVCMVVSNPNAKFRLDFFKELSKYRTVDSGGKVFNNVGGRVACKTEFINSYKFVLAFENSSFDGYTTEKILEPIFTDSIPIYWGNKLIDKDFNPKRFINYNDYGSVEKLYARLVEIENNPDIAIGILSQPIFDMDSNGFENERKKVLNIFSILIESKKRPIAKSYKSYIHFLKVFIRKFKKKVLKLKNN encoded by the coding sequence ATGAAGAAAATAGCAATAAATTTTACTGATTTTTGGGATGGTTTTAATAAAAAAGAAAATTACTTTTATCGGTTACTCAAAACTAAATATGATGTAGTAATAAGTGATTCACCTGAATTGATTATTTATTCTTGCTTTGGTAATGAATACCTTAAATATAATTGTAAAAGGGTTTATTATACAGGAGAGAATATTAGACCTGATTTAACCGGCTGTGATTTTGCTTTTTCTTTTGATTTTTCAAATAACAAAAGACATTTTAGGTTACCTCTTTATTCTCTTTATATTGAGCAGGACAGAATGTATGATAAATTAAAATTTTTAAAAAAAAAAGATGAGTTAAGGAGAATTTGGGAGAAAAAGAACAAATTTGTTTGTATGGTTGTTTCCAACCCCAATGCTAAATTTAGATTAGATTTTTTTAAAGAATTGTCTAAATATAGGACTGTAGATTCAGGGGGTAAAGTGTTTAATAATGTTGGAGGTAGGGTTGCGTGTAAAACAGAATTTATTAATTCCTATAAATTTGTTTTAGCTTTTGAAAATTCATCTTTTGATGGCTATACTACAGAAAAAATTTTAGAACCAATTTTTACTGATTCTATTCCAATTTATTGGGGAAATAAATTAATAGATAAAGATTTTAATCCTAAAAGGTTTATTAATTATAATGATTATGGCAGTGTTGAGAAACTTTATGCAAGATTGGTAGAAATTGAGAACAACCCCGATATCGCTATTGGTATTCTGAGTCAACCCATTTTCGATATGGATAGTAATGGTTTTGAAAATGAAAGAAAAAAAGTGCTTAATATATTTTCTATATTAATCGAAAGTAAAAAAAGACCTATTGCGAAATCATATAAGTCTTATATACATTTTTTAAAAGTATTTATACGTAAGTTTAAAAAAAAAGTATTAAAATTGAAAAATAATTAA
- a CDS encoding glycosyltransferase family 2 protein — protein MIKKPNLVSVIITTYNRKEYLEEAILSVLHQTYKNYEILVIDDGSLNNYAEAICNKYNNCTYFYKNNGGLSSARNFGIHNSKGDFIAFLDDDDYWREDKLHKQIELLKKFKNIDCIHSSASVVNAQGIEKGLFIGAASNKVHKRSGYVFWNALSVWVVKSPTPLIRKKVFKKDLHFDETIKVGEDIDFYQRMFFRHKVLYIDEPLAFYREYDGFGRLSLQKKMYIGIEKKMYFNFKKMGIKNPFLLQKIASRLLVSAVNRYNLFFPDSAIKLSFFDIYFFSISKLKKIIFDLN, from the coding sequence TTGATTAAGAAGCCGAACCTTGTAAGCGTTATTATTACTACTTATAACAGAAAAGAATATTTAGAAGAAGCAATTTTAAGTGTTCTTCATCAAACCTATAAAAATTATGAAATATTAGTTATTGATGATGGTTCATTAAATAATTACGCAGAAGCAATTTGTAATAAGTATAATAATTGCACCTATTTTTATAAAAATAATGGAGGATTGTCTTCTGCTAGAAATTTCGGAATTCATAACTCTAAAGGGGATTTTATAGCTTTTCTTGACGATGATGATTATTGGAGAGAAGATAAATTACATAAACAAATTGAGTTATTAAAAAAGTTTAAAAATATTGACTGTATTCACTCAAGTGCTTCAGTTGTAAATGCGCAAGGAATTGAAAAAGGTTTGTTTATTGGTGCAGCTAGTAATAAAGTTCACAAAAGATCTGGTTATGTTTTTTGGAATGCATTATCTGTTTGGGTTGTAAAATCGCCAACACCTCTTATTAGAAAGAAGGTGTTTAAGAAAGATTTACATTTTGACGAAACAATTAAAGTAGGAGAAGATATAGACTTTTATCAAAGAATGTTTTTTCGTCATAAAGTTTTATATATAGATGAACCTCTAGCCTTTTATAGAGAATATGATGGTTTTGGAAGACTTTCTCTTCAAAAAAAAATGTATATTGGAATAGAAAAAAAAATGTATTTCAATTTTAAGAAAATGGGAATTAAAAATCCTTTTTTGTTACAAAAAATTGCATCTAGATTGTTGGTTTCTGCAGTAAATAGATATAATTTATTTTTTCCAGATAGTGCAATAAAACTTTCTTTCTTTGACATATACTTTTTCTCAATTAGCAAGTTAAAAAAGATTATTTTTGATTTAAATTAA
- a CDS encoding glycosyltransferase family 2 protein, translating to MRIGSNPEKINKDIDINAYHRVIIPVYIPNFEGYFSELLEVFKLCLDSLLKTVHNETRITIFNNNSHPLVKEYIDSKYLESNILDQVFHSKENLGKVNAILASSQGNLEPLITITDADVLFKSGWQKAVEDVYSGFPEAGMVSPVPSPLAYNNLTANNWAYALSKGKLFFEPVSDKLALERFDASLGNDTKMYEPIHLNNFLILKNKKRDTEAVMGCGHFVATLRREIFDKGTSEPAFIKVSNGVETKFIDVPNESLGFLRLATKDNYAFHMGNNTEEWMFDEFKVLKETDTNLPKGISKINLPKPNSSFQLFIGKIISRLISKNLFRKMYFKKLGMNSDY from the coding sequence ATGAGAATAGGAAGTAATCCAGAGAAAATAAATAAAGATATTGATATTAATGCATATCATCGAGTTATAATTCCCGTATATATTCCTAATTTTGAGGGTTATTTTTCTGAATTATTAGAAGTTTTTAAATTATGTTTAGACTCTTTGTTAAAAACAGTTCATAATGAAACTAGAATTACAATTTTCAATAATAACTCTCATCCATTAGTCAAAGAATATATAGATTCGAAATATTTAGAATCGAATATCTTAGATCAAGTTTTTCATTCAAAAGAAAATCTTGGTAAGGTGAATGCAATTTTGGCTTCATCACAAGGAAATTTAGAGCCTCTAATTACTATTACTGATGCAGATGTGTTATTTAAGAGTGGTTGGCAGAAAGCTGTAGAAGATGTTTATTCTGGTTTTCCAGAAGCAGGTATGGTAAGTCCAGTTCCTTCACCGCTCGCCTATAATAATTTAACAGCTAATAATTGGGCTTATGCTTTATCAAAAGGCAAATTGTTTTTTGAGCCCGTATCTGATAAATTAGCCTTAGAAAGGTTTGATGCGAGTCTTGGTAATGATACAAAAATGTACGAGCCAATACATTTAAATAATTTTTTAATTTTAAAAAATAAAAAAAGAGATACGGAAGCAGTAATGGGTTGTGGTCATTTTGTTGCCACTTTAAGAAGAGAAATTTTTGATAAAGGTACAAGCGAACCAGCATTTATTAAAGTTAGTAATGGTGTAGAAACTAAATTTATAGATGTGCCAAATGAATCTTTAGGGTTTTTAAGACTAGCAACTAAAGATAATTACGCATTTCATATGGGGAATAACACAGAAGAATGGATGTTTGATGAGTTTAAAGTTTTAAAAGAAACCGATACTAATTTGCCAAAAGGTATCAGTAAAATAAACTTACCTAAACCAAATAGCTCTTTTCAACTTTTTATTGGTAAAATAATTTCTCGCTTAATAAGTAAAAATCTATTCAGAAAAATGTACTTTAAAAAATTAGGGATGAATTCAGATTATTAA
- a CDS encoding acylneuraminate cytidylyltransferase family protein produces the protein MNVLAIIPARGGSKGIKKKNIIDYKGKPLMQWSIDAALKSKYITEVVVSSDNDEILDLASKNKDIITLKRPKELAEDSSRTEPVLKHIIESLDASKYSHIILLQPTSPLRTVEHIDNAFKLLFNSEANSLISVCNLEHHPFKSFKIDKNGFLEGIINNDYPFYPRQSLPKTYKANGAIYIIEVDEFKKNFSLLTAKTIHFEMNKESSIDIDTLEDLK, from the coding sequence ATGAATGTTCTAGCAATTATACCTGCAAGAGGAGGCTCTAAAGGGATTAAGAAAAAAAATATAATAGATTATAAAGGTAAACCATTAATGCAATGGTCTATAGATGCTGCTTTAAAATCTAAATATATAACAGAAGTTGTGGTTTCTTCAGATAATGATGAAATATTAGATTTAGCAAGTAAAAATAAAGATATAATCACTTTAAAAAGGCCAAAAGAGTTAGCAGAAGATAGTTCTAGAACAGAACCTGTTTTAAAACACATTATAGAAAGTCTAGATGCTTCAAAATATAGTCATATTATTCTTTTACAACCAACTTCTCCGCTAAGAACAGTAGAACATATAGATAATGCTTTTAAATTATTATTTAATTCAGAAGCAAATTCATTAATTAGTGTTTGTAATCTAGAACATCATCCTTTTAAATCTTTTAAAATTGATAAAAATGGATTTTTAGAAGGGATAATAAATAATGATTACCCTTTTTATCCTAGGCAGTCATTACCTAAAACGTATAAAGCAAATGGAGCTATTTATATTATAGAAGTAGATGAGTTTAAAAAGAATTTCTCTTTGTTAACAGCGAAAACAATTCATTTTGAAATGAATAAAGAGAGTAGTATAGATATAGATACATTAGAAGATTTAAAATAA